The Raphanus sativus cultivar WK10039 chromosome 2, ASM80110v3, whole genome shotgun sequence genome includes a region encoding these proteins:
- the LOC108839507 gene encoding LOW QUALITY PROTEIN: disease resistance protein At4g27190-like (The sequence of the model RefSeq protein was modified relative to this genomic sequence to represent the inferred CDS: inserted 1 base in 1 codon; deleted 1 base in 1 codon) — protein MECLAPILGEILGPMCDSMCSRVVNAIRFKSNVLALNDVMERLVELKGNINEDHRDKPFRLKLMGWQRNAEEVITKARSKLEELVSCGKSLKSRLSRELVRILNEARMLEKEGLDLLDMIAVASVQERVEHVPGVSVLYQTTASSMLVKITDGLRSSEVQKIGIWGMGGVGKTTLVRTLNNKLQKEAATQPFGLVIFATASKDFDPRTVQKQIAQRLDIDTRLEETVERLARRIYVRLEKETNFLLILDDVWKDIDLDLLGIPRTEEKKGSKIILTSRFLEVCRSMRTDLDVRVDCLWEEEAWELFCQNAGEVARSDLIEPIAKAISLECGGLPLAIITVGTALRGKTNVKLWKHALNQLSRSVPWVTSIEEKIYLPLKLSYDLLAGKPKSCFLLCALFPEDYSIEVTELVMYWIAEGLMEVQGSREEYMDEGITIVESLKDYCLLEDGSRSGTVKMHDVVRDFAIWIMSSAQNDCDSLVMPGTGLQEIRQDKFTPSLRRVSLMNNKLERLPCLAEEYCMEASTLLLQGNSLLQEAPEGFLQAFPALRILNLSGTRVNSLPHSCLQLSKLHSLFLRGCVKLTELPSLETLAKLELLDLCGTHIKEFPKGLEKLESFKHLDLSQTIHLETVPARIVSQLSSLETLYMTSSHYHWXVKGEEQEGQATLEEIASDGLQVLSISLTCSPSFLTKSNSWIKRLKKFQLKVGFCYVFPMRHDKRRLTIGNLNLSQVSMEWLVACTTSVALNNCEGLQGMMNKLLIGSKTFVNLKSLIIEVAKLSGGIEKASTESPKGSSTTPDILPFLEELRLRKVNLVSLSELQAQLGLRLAALKLLEVSMCRKLETLIEVDMFTMPNLEEIDIYECDSLRNLRQTLNGPQKPLLPKVRIMKLGNLPLLRSVCYKEESWECLEQVEIRNCGYLHTLPISSKTCGRIKEIKGDESWWKRLTWYNPSLETLEPCFRPLKEVFVEKAPDFMSNNLWKS, from the exons ATGGAGTGTTTGGCCCCAATCTTGGGTGAGATTTTGGGTCCTATGTGTGACTCAATGTGCTCCCGGGTCGTCAATGCCATAAGGTTCAAATCAAACGTCCTAGCTCTTAACGATGTGATGGAGAGATTAGTTGAGCTTAAGGGCAACATAAATGAAGACCACAGAGATAAACCATTTAGACTCAAGCTAATGGGGTGGCAAAGAAATGCTGAGGAGGTTATCACTAAAGCAAGGTCCAAACTTGAGGAACTGGTTTCGTGTGGTAAGTCCTTGAAATCCAGGCTGAGCAGGGAACTCGTCAGGATTCTCAACGAAGCTAGAATGCTCGAAAAGGAAGGTTTAGATCTTTTAGACATGATAGCTGTGGCTTCTGTACAGGAAAGAGTTGAACATGTTCCAGGAGTTTCAGTACTTTATCAAACAACCGCTTCGAGTATGTTAGTTAAAATTACAGATGGTTTGAGGAGCAGCGAGGTTCAGAAGATTGGTATTTGGGGTATGGGTGGAGTGGGGAAAACGACATTGGTGAGAACGTTGAACAATAAGCTTCAGAAAGAGGCTGCTACTCAACCATTTGGCTTGGTGATCTTTGCTACAGCATCCAAAGACTTTGATCCGAGAACGGTCCAAAAGCAGATCGCTCAGAGACTAGATATCGACACCAGGTTGGAAGAAACTGTAGAGAGGCTGGCAAGAAGGATCTATGTGAGGCTTGAGAAAGAGACCAACTTCCTTCTTATTCTTGATGACGTGTGGAAAGATATTGATTTAGATCTTCTGGGCATTCCACGAACAGAAGAGAAGAAGGGTTCAAAAATCATTCTCACTTCCAGGTTTCTAGAAGTCTGTCGTAGCATGAGGACAGATCTTGATGTGAGGGTGGATTGCTTGTGGGAAGAAGAAGCTTGGGAACTGTTTTGCCAGAATGCAGGAGAGGTTGCAAGATCAGATCTTATTGAGCCCATTGCAAAAGCAATTTCACTTGAGTGTGGCGGGTTGCCCTTGGCTATCATCACAGTCGGGACAGCTTTAAGGGGAAAGACAAATGTCAAGTTGTGGAAACACGCCTTGAATCAGCTAAGTAGATCGGTACCTTGGGTCACAAGCATTGAAGAGAAGATCTACCTGCCTTTGAAACTGAGCTACGACTTGTTGGCAGGAAAGCcaaaatcttgttttcttctttgtgCTTTGTTTCCTGAAGACTACTCCATTGAAGTTACGGAGCTCGTGATGTATTGGATTGCTGAAGGATTGATGGAGGTACAAGGTTCCCGCGAGGAGTACATGGACGAAGGAATCACAATTGTGGAGAGCTTAAAGGACTACTGCCTGCTAGAAGATGGTTCTCGCAGTGGAACAGTTAAAATGCATGATGTTGTCCGAGATTTTGCGATATGGATTATGTCTTCCGCACAAAATGATTGTGATTCGCTTGTCATGCCCGGTACAGGTTTGCAAGAGATTAGACAAGACAAATTTACTCCTTCGCTTCGAAGGGTTTCTTTGATGAACAATAAGCTCGAAAGGCTTCCTTGTCTCGCAGAAGAGTACTGCATGGAAGCCTCAACCTTACTGCTACAGGGAAACTCTCTTCTACAAGAAGCACCAGAGGGGTTCTTGCAAGCATTCCCAGCTCTTCGGATCTTGAATCTAAGTGGGACACGCGTGAATTCCCTGCCCCATTCCTGTTTGCAGCTTTCCAAACTTCATTCTCTTTTCTTAAGAGGATGTGTTAAACTTACAGAACTACCTTCTCTAGAAACTCTTGCCAAACTTGAGCTACTGGATCTA TGTGGCACACATATCAAAGAATTCCCAAAAGGGCTAGAAAAGCTGGAGAGCTTTAAACACCTTGATCTTTCGCAAACAATTCACCTCGAAACTGTTCCAGCTAGAATTGTTTCGCAGTTATCAAGTTTGGAGACACTATATATGACATCAAGTCACTACCATT GTGTAAAGGGAGAAGAACAAGAAGGCCAAGCAACACTTGAAGAGATTGCAAGCGACGGTTTACAGGTGCTGTCTATAAGTCTTACTTGTTCTCCGTCTTTTCTAACAAAGAGCAACTCTTGGATCAAAAGACTAAAGAAATTTCAACTTAAGGTGGGCTTTTGCTACGTTTTTCCTATGAGACACGATAAGAGGAGGCTAACAATAGGTAATCTCAACTTATCACAAGTATCCATGGAGTGGCTCGTTGCTTGTACAACCTCTGTAGCACTGAACAATTGTGAAGGGCTCCAAGGAATGATGAATAAATTGCTCATTGGTAGCAAGACATTCGTGAATTTGAAATCTCTGATTATTGAGGTTGCTAAGTTGAGTGGTGGGATAGAGAAGGCATCCACCGAAAGTCCAAAAGGATCCTCCACAACTCCAGATATACTTCCATTTCTGGAGGAACTTCGCCTGCGCAAAGTTAACTTGGTCTCCCTTTCGGAACTACAAGCACAGCTAGGGTTGAGATTGGCAGCTCTTAAACTACTTGAGGTCAGCATGTGCCGCAAACTTGAAACACTCATTGAGGTAGACATGTTCACTATGCCAAACCTGGAGGAGATAGATATTTACGAATGTGACTCCTTGCGGAATCTACGCCAAACTCTTAATGGTCCACAAAAACCTCTCTTACCAAAGGTACGTATCATGAAACTGGGAAATCTTCCACTGCTGAGGAGTGTTTGCTACAAAGAAGAGAGTTGGGAGTGTCTTGAACAGGT